The Prevotella sp. E2-28 genome includes the window ACCCGTTATACCATCATACCAGATACTGTCAGCAACAATCGTTCGCCCTTCATTCATCACCTTCGAGCGATTCAACAATTCTGCCTGTTTCTTATTGGTATTGTAAAAGCCTAACTCAGAATAAATATGACTGGTTCCAGAGATGATATCTGACGGGCCTACAATAGAGGCTAACTTGCTTTTTGTATTATAGACCAACGTATCAGTTGTTAGCGTAGAATTACCATCCACGAGTTTTACCTTGTCCATGAAGAAGGCATCCTTCGTATCTGTATGGTACTCTCCATGCCAAGAAGTGAGCGTAGCCGTTTTGTCCACAATCTTTCCGCCTTCATTATAATACCCCATATTATCATTACGATCAAAATAGAGGGTATCAGTATAAAGCGTAGTCATTCGGTTACGCAGCACAACCTGCTTTCCGCTGTCAAAGACCTTAGCCTCCAGCATCTTTCTGTTGCCGTCGTAATAGCCATAGTCCCCTGTTAACGAGAGGGTATCACCCTGTAACATCTTGACATTTCCCCAAGCCTCAAAGGAGTTGTTCTGCTCAAAATAGTTCGCGCTGTCACAATAGAGATGGGCACCATCATGTTCAAACTCCACATTACCACGAAGTACCTGGGCATTATTGTTTTTCCATATATCAAAAAACAATTCGTCTGCATGTACCAAGTACACACGACTTTTCTGATTTGAGGTTTGAGACTTAAGGTTTGAGGGCTTAGTATCTCCCGGCCTAGCCTGCGTAAGAACGCATAAGCCTAAAGACAACAATAATACCACAAAAAGTGCCTTTCTCATAAATCTCAAACCTCAAATAATATATTTACGTCTAGAATCCTACCGAGTCCAACCTTCGTATTCAAACTTACAGTTACGGTATTCATCCTTGACTTGCACGTAGGTATTCTTAATTTTATTTACTACCCAGTCATGCAACATCTTCTCACGACGCTTCTCCATCACCATATCCTTCATCACCTGGAAGTCTTCTGTGATAGTAGCCTTATGACCTTCTGTTCTGCTCTTCAACTTGGCAACAGCACAAACCGTCTTTCCCTGACTATTAATCATAGAGAAAGCCCTTGACACCTCGCCAACCTGCAACGTATCCACAGCACGAGCCACCTCTGACGGCAAATCCTGCAACTGGAAACGTGACGTCTGTCCACGCTCCGTGCGGTTAGACATCAGACCACGGTTATTACGTGTATCCTTATCATCAGAGATAATCGTTGCAGCATCTTCAAAGTTGAAAACGCCTTCATAAAGACCAACAAGAGCTTTTGGTGTTACCCCCTGACGGATATTGTCAGCAATAGAGTCAAGGAATGCAAGCGACTGGTTCACAGCCGAGTCACTAACTACCGGCTTACGCAAGATATGGCGAACCTTTATCTTGTCGCCTCGCTTATCCACCAACTGAATGATATGGAAGCCAAATTCTGACTCCACAATCTTTGAAATCTTCTTAGGATCAGTCAGATTAAAGGCCACAGCAGCAAAGGCAGGGTCTAGGACTCCTCGTCCTGTATAGTCCAACTCACCGCCTGAACGACGCGAGCCAGGATCTTCAGAATACAAGCGAGCCAATGTCTGGAACGACGTCTCACCTTTATTGATTCGATCCGTATATTCACGCAGTTCATCTTTCACACGATTAATCTCTTCGATGGAGATTCGTGGTGTCTGGGTAATAATCTGTACCTCAACTTCAGTGGGCACAAACGGGATGCTATCTTCTGACAGATTTCTGAAATAGCGTCGTACTTCAGCTGGTGTTACATTGATATCCTTCACCAACTTCTCCTTCATACGCTGTATCAGCATCTGGTCACGCAAATCATCATGCATAGACTGGCGTATCTGACTAAGACTCTGTTTCTTATATTCTTCAAGCTTCTCTCGCGAACCAGTCTGCTGAATCATATAGTCAATACGCTGTTCAATGCCGGAAGAAATCTCGTTTTCCGTGACTTCAATACTATCGATAGCTGCCTGATGAAGGAACAGTTTCTGTACTGCCAATTGCTCTGGAATAGCGCAGTCAGGATCACCATTCCATCGTACACCTTCCATTGCAGCCTGAATACGCGTTACCTCCACCTCACTTTTCAAGATGGCTTCGTCACCCACGATCCAGATTACCTCATCAACAACAGACCCAATGCTGTCGCGCTTGTCGGCAAATGCCGTACTTACAGCTACCAGCGATAGCAGTATAACAAAAATCTTTCTCATCAATGATTATTGACTGTTTTCAATACTTCTTTTCTGACTTCTACGGCATACTTCTTACGTAGCTCAGCAACCCATTCCTTCTCGAGGGCCTCCTGATAATCAGCAACCACCAGACCACGCACGTCAGTATAGTCTTCTGGACCTTTCTTCAGAATTTTACCATAAACAGCATCAATAGGATAGTCCTTCAAATGAGTCACCGTAGTATCTTTCTTGAATACAGCGCTATCTACCAATGCATTGTCGCCCTTTTTGAAGATACCTTTCTCCACACGGATACGAATGACAGAGTCAGCATTGAAAGTAGAACGCAAAGCCTCAGCCCATTTATCAAAGGGCAACTTCTTCACGCAATCAGCCACTGCCTTCACGTCCTCTTTTACCTTCACATGATAAGCCATGCCCTTATAACGGGGCGCATCCCATGCATAGTTCTTTTTATGCTTCTTAAAGTAATTGGCTAGTCCAGCCTCATCTTTTGATGCCTTGTCCCAAACCAGATTATTACTGATTTCATAAAGCAACAGACCATCATGATACTCTTGAATCAGATATTTCATATCCATATCTTGAGCTGAGAGTTCTGCAGCTTTTTCTTCTAGGATCTCTGCTTCAGACTTATTAGATTCTTTTACAATCTCTGATATCTTCTGAGAGGCAATCTGGTCACGCATATTACGCTGTTCAATGAATCGTAAAATAGCGTCATGATGATAGTCGAAGGGTTCCAACATCTTACGCTCTTTCATCAGAATGATATGATAACCGTAAGGTGACTGAATAACACCTGACATTTCACCTGGCTGCAAAGCAAATGCCGCATCCTCAAATTCCTTCACAAACTGTCCGTGCTGCACGAAAGGCAATAGTCCGCCCTGACGAGCAGAACCTGGGTCCTGCGACACCTTCTTGGCCAGTTCTGCAAAGTCAGCACCATCCTTCAGAGCCTTATACACAGAGTCGATGCGTACCTTGGCTGCATCCCATTCTGCCTGCGGAGCTTGCTGATTGGCACGCAACAGTATGTGTGCACACTGTATCAGGCCATCAGGGCCAATCTGTTCTACAGTCTGATCATAAATCTTGCGCGCTTCTTTCTCGATGTCAGCATCTGTAACAAAAGTAGGACGTACCTGTTGGTCACGATACTGTGCAAACTCATCCTTGAACGACTGGAGCGTATCATACTTTGCATCAAGGGCAGCGCAGACCTTCAATTTATAATTAATAAAAAGATCTACGTACTCTTCGATATTTTTCTTATCGATAACGCCCTCGGAGTTATTCTTGTTATACGAATATTCGAATTCTGAACGGAGCACAGGCTCACCGTTCACAATCATTATCACAGGATCATCTGTCTGCGCACTCACAGAGGCGCAGCACAGTAATCCAGCAAAAAGAATTTTCAGTTTCATATTGTTCTTTATTTATGCTAGTTTCACTAGTAGCACTAGCTCTACCAGTTTTTAATCGTTAGGTCTCGAATAGTTAGGAGCTTCCGATGTAATCGTGATATCATGAGGATGACTCTCCATCACACCAGCATTGGTGATGCGGGTGAACTTAGCATCATGCAGTTTCTCGATACTTGCAGCACCACAATAGCCCATACCAGAACGTAAGCCACCCGTCAACTGATAGATAACTTCCTGAACCGTTCCTTT containing:
- a CDS encoding peptidylprolyl isomerase, translated to MRKIFVILLSLVAVSTAFADKRDSIGSVVDEVIWIVGDEAILKSEVEVTRIQAAMEGVRWNGDPDCAIPEQLAVQKLFLHQAAIDSIEVTENEISSGIEQRIDYMIQQTGSREKLEEYKKQSLSQIRQSMHDDLRDQMLIQRMKEKLVKDINVTPAEVRRYFRNLSEDSIPFVPTEVEVQIITQTPRISIEEINRVKDELREYTDRINKGETSFQTLARLYSEDPGSRRSGGELDYTGRGVLDPAFAAVAFNLTDPKKISKIVESEFGFHIIQLVDKRGDKIKVRHILRKPVVSDSAVNQSLAFLDSIADNIRQGVTPKALVGLYEGVFNFEDAATIISDDKDTRNNRGLMSNRTERGQTSRFQLQDLPSEVARAVDTLQVGEVSRAFSMINSQGKTVCAVAKLKSRTEGHKATITEDFQVMKDMVMEKRREKMLHDWVVNKIKNTYVQVKDEYRNCKFEYEGWTR
- a CDS encoding peptidylprolyl isomerase, which encodes MKLKILFAGLLCCASVSAQTDDPVIMIVNGEPVLRSEFEYSYNKNNSEGVIDKKNIEEYVDLFINYKLKVCAALDAKYDTLQSFKDEFAQYRDQQVRPTFVTDADIEKEARKIYDQTVEQIGPDGLIQCAHILLRANQQAPQAEWDAAKVRIDSVYKALKDGADFAELAKKVSQDPGSARQGGLLPFVQHGQFVKEFEDAAFALQPGEMSGVIQSPYGYHIILMKERKMLEPFDYHHDAILRFIEQRNMRDQIASQKISEIVKESNKSEAEILEEKAAELSAQDMDMKYLIQEYHDGLLLYEISNNLVWDKASKDEAGLANYFKKHKKNYAWDAPRYKGMAYHVKVKEDVKAVADCVKKLPFDKWAEALRSTFNADSVIRIRVEKGIFKKGDNALVDSAVFKKDTTVTHLKDYPIDAVYGKILKKGPEDYTDVRGLVVADYQEALEKEWVAELRKKYAVEVRKEVLKTVNNH